In Daphnia pulicaria isolate SC F1-1A chromosome 5, SC_F0-13Bv2, whole genome shotgun sequence, a single genomic region encodes these proteins:
- the LOC124340902 gene encoding ETS-like protein pointed isoform X1 produces MTTMELEASLYPLASDNISSIMSHSAKSHHENVGTRRRKITFAMEVRVKQESQDEALVPLCGKSTNGTNGNSSSSSNNNNNNSHSVNGSGGNNPQPGPMQKVPSLSDLSDPESSLDIPAQVPPLTPGTNKKMTEALKASFASWEKEQERLGIPKDPRLWSESDVSRWLNWAIKEFSLEGVVLQHFRMRGRDMCAMGKENFLARTPPFMGDILWEHLEILQKDVERAALGSVPANFYESICVPVPDLRDFLAGSSANNNSGNSNNNNNNSNSNSIGGGGGDGGGFSPPPPPPLAAVSSSGSNSASNASTPAGSSSSNTTSHPPSAQPQVSSGSPPLSIQPVSPPTPPTPPTLKMMTSAATLSQQQQQQQQQLNNVLSSMNPSRLAVSSSSNGVTSYLEGGYSSLGDPMQTGMGEMVPGSGSSAVVQQHHPHQQQHQEVVDSPFGVGVAFGDGEADYQNLDSVTNAGHHHQHQQQQQQQQHHHLHHHHQQHQQQHHQQQQQQHHQQQQQQQHHFLPHPDLASDFYPQPAHNNQTQQQQQQQQQPYSGNMKQQPYGRGRYPGHDGGYVSDPYGATTPGGGHPAYGEHSPFQTVPNLGGGGGPNDPWVPPGDLGGHHNGMQAQHHPAAYMNNHGGMGPQRGGNDPVLGGHMHQLSSHSPTMGSPESKPVIQASMLAAYQGGPPGSGPCFTGSGPIQLWQFLLELLTDKSCQSFISWTGDGWEFKLSDPDEVARRWGIRKNKPKMNYEKLSRGLRYYYDKNIIHKTAGKRYVYRFVCDLQNLLGYTAEELHAMVDLKPDKKDDE; encoded by the exons ATGACGACAATGGAACTGGAAGCGTCGCTCTATCCTCTAGCCTCCGACAACATAAGCAGCATCATGAGCCACAGCGCTAAAAGCCACCACGAGAATGTCGGGACCCGCCGACGTAAG ATAACGTTCGCCATGGAGGTGCGGGTGAAGCAAGAGTCGCAGGACGAAGCGCTCGTCCCGCTCTGCGGCAAATCCACCAACGGCACCAACGGcaacagcagtagcagcagcaacaacaacaacaacaacagtcattCCGTCAACGGATCGGGCGGCAATAATCCTCAACCCGGACCCATGCAGAAAGTGCCATCCCTCTCCGATCTCTCAGATCCGGAAAGTTCACtag atATACCGGCCCAGGTGCCACCGCTAACGCCGGGTACCAACAAGAAGATGACAGAGGCCCTTAAAGCCTCGTTCGCTTCGTGGGAGAAGGAACAGGAGCGTCTGGGCATCCCCAAAG ATCCGCGACTGTGGTCAGAGAGCGACGTCTCGCGCTGGCTCAACTGGGCCATCAAAGAGTTCTCGCTGGAAGGTGTGGTGCTGCAGCACTTTCGCATGCGAGGCCGCGACATGTGCGCCATGGGCAAGGAGAACTTTCTGGCCCGAACGCCTCCCTTCATGGGCGACATCCTCTGGGAGCATCTAGAGATCCTTCaaaaag ACGTGGAACGTGCAGCGCTGGGCAGTGTGCCGGCCAATTTTTACGAATCCATTTGCGTGCCAGTGCCGGATCTGAGAGACTTTCTGGCCGGCAGTagtgccaacaacaacagcggcaatagcaacaacaataacaacaacagcaacagtaaCAGCATCGGGGGAGGAGGCGGCGACGGAGGCGGATTCTCTCCACCACCTCCGCCTCCGCTGGCCGCCGTCTCGTCGTCCGGCTCCAATTCAGCCTCCAACGCCTCGACTCCGGccggatcttcttcttcgaataCGACGTCGCATCCGCCGTCCGCTCAGCCGCAGGTGTCGAGCGGATCGCCGCCCCTCTCCATTCAACCCGTGTCCCCGCCCACGCCGCCCACTCCGCCGACGCTCAAAATGATGACATCCGCCGCCACCCtttctcagcagcagcaacaacaacaacaacaactcaacaACGTGCTGTCTTCGATGAATCCATCGCGGCTGGCCGTGTCATCCTCATCCAACGGTGTCACCTCCTATCTCGAAg gagggTACAGCTCGTTGGGCGACCCGATGCAGACCGGAATGGGAGAAATGGTGCCCGGTTCCGGTTCGTCGGCTGTGGTCCAGCAACACCATCCgcaccagcaacaacaccaaGAAGTTGTCGACTCGCCTTTCGGAGTCGGCGTGGCGTTCGGTGACGGAGAAGCCGACTATCAAAATTTGGACTCGGTGACCAACGCTggacaccaccaccaacaccagcagcaacaacaacaacaacagcaccaccacctccaccaccaccatcagcagcaccagcaacagcaccatcagcagcagcagcaacaacaccaccagcagcagcaacagcagcagcatcatttCCTGCCTCATCCCGACTTGGCGTCCGATTTCTACCCGCAACCGGCCCACAACAACCAgacgcaacagcagcaacaacagcagcaacagccctACAGCGGCAACATGAAGCAACAGCCGTACGGACGAG GACGGTATCCTGGTCATGATGGAGGTTACGTTTCTGATCCTTACGGAGCCACTACGCCCGGTGGAGGACATCCAGCGTACGGCGAACACAGCCCGTTTCAAACAGTACCTAACCTTGGCGGAGGAGGCGGTCCCAATGATCCTTGGGTACCACCCGGTGACCTCGGTGGTCACCACAATGGAATGCAAGCTCAG CACCATCCGGCGGCTTACATGAACAACCACGGCGGAATGGGTCCCCAAAGAGGTGGCAATGATCCAGTCCTTGGCGGACACATGCACCAACTCAGCAGTCACAGCCCGACCATGGGCTCACCGGAATCCAAGCCAGTCATTCAAGCTTCGATGCTGGCCGCCTaccaag GTGGACCGCCAGGCAGCGGACCTTGTTTCACGGGATCGGGACCGATCCAGTTGTGGCAGTTTCTACTCGAGTTGTTGACGGACAAGTCGTGCCAGAGCTTTATTTCGTGGACGGGCGATGGCTGGGAGTTCAAGCTGTCTGATCCGGACGAGGTGGCTCGCCGCTGGGGCATCCGCAAGAACAAGCCCAAAATGAACTACGAGAAGTTGTCACGCGGTCTGCGCTACTACTACGACAAAAACATCATCCACAAAACGGCGGGCAAACGATACGTTTACCGTTTTGTTTGCGATCTTCAAAATCTTTTAGG GTACACAGCGGAGGAACTGCACGCCATGGTCGATCTCAAACCGGACAAGAAAGATGACGAGTGA
- the LOC124341283 gene encoding meiotic recombination protein REC114-like, with protein sequence MASQASQNLQTRSSKAKPSTSAAAATASENNSAVELLLPACNNNNNNNTLARWPLSKYSNFIISQRPGVGTWQERTAGEPHDMWIQITQRRYIQILHGDVLLECINLSEAQGVWKAIRRGPNMLFVVSNSKESSRKFRIRFQPNNQEEPTAVAYACACHLSRFFTLHDADRQGQDDDHPPSCTISIKQLAIAVLDPQNSKWPSDYADIGESPELVPDLLRSCLMDPNFPALVEAVESSLKKLMNSDNSS encoded by the exons ATGGCGAGCCAGGCATCTCAGAACTTGCAAACAAGAAGCAGCAAGGCGAAACCAAgtacatcagcagcagcagcaacagcatccGAAAATAATTCTGCGGTAGAACTCCTCCTCCCAgcttgcaacaacaacaacaataacaacacgtTGGCGCGATGGCCGTTATCCAAATATTCTAACTTTATCATCAGCCAAAGGCCGGGTGTTGGAACGTGGCAAGAGAGAACGGCAGGAGAGCCCCATGACATGTGGATTCAAATTACCCAA CGTCGTTACATTCAGATTCTTCACGGTGACGTGTTACTCGAGTGTATCAACTTGTCGGAGGCCCAGGGAGTGTGGAAGGCCATCAG acGGGGACCCAACATGTTGTTCGTCGTTTCCAATAGCAAG GAAAGCAGCCGCAAATTTCGTATTCGCTTTCAACCAAACAACCAGGAAGAACCGACGGCCGTGGCCTACGCCTGCGCCTGTCACCTGTCCCGCTTTTTTACTTTGCACGACGCCGATCGACAAGGTCAAGACGACGACCATCCACCTTCTTGCACCATCTCGATCAAGCAGTTGGCCATCGCCGTTTTGGATCCTCAAAATTCCAAATGGCCTTCGG ATTATGCGGATATTGGCGAGTCTCCCGAACTTGTGCCGGACCTCCTACGTTCTTGCCTAATGGATCCTAATTTCCCCGCTCTGGTCGAGGCTGTGGAAAGTTCGCTGAAGAAGTTGATGAACTCGGACAATTCgagttaa
- the LOC124340902 gene encoding ETS-like protein pointed isoform X3, whose amino-acid sequence MTEALKASFASWEKEQERLGIPKDPRLWSESDVSRWLNWAIKEFSLEGVVLQHFRMRGRDMCAMGKENFLARTPPFMGDILWEHLEILQKDVERAALGSVPANFYESICVPVPDLRDFLAGSSANNNSGNSNNNNNNSNSNSIGGGGGDGGGFSPPPPPPLAAVSSSGSNSASNASTPAGSSSSNTTSHPPSAQPQVSSGSPPLSIQPVSPPTPPTPPTLKMMTSAATLSQQQQQQQQQLNNVLSSMNPSRLAVSSSSNGVTSYLEGGYSSLGDPMQTGMGEMVPGSGSSAVVQQHHPHQQQHQEVVDSPFGVGVAFGDGEADYQNLDSVTNAGHHHQHQQQQQQQQHHHLHHHHQQHQQQHHQQQQQQHHQQQQQQQHHFLPHPDLASDFYPQPAHNNQTQQQQQQQQQPYSGNMKQQPYGRGRYPGHDGGYVSDPYGATTPGGGHPAYGEHSPFQTVPNLGGGGGPNDPWVPPGDLGGHHNGMQAQHHPAAYMNNHGGMGPQRGGNDPVLGGHMHQLSSHSPTMGSPESKPVIQASMLAAYQGGPPGSGPCFTGSGPIQLWQFLLELLTDKSCQSFISWTGDGWEFKLSDPDEVARRWGIRKNKPKMNYEKLSRGLRYYYDKNIIHKTAGKRYVYRFVCDLQNLLGYTAEELHAMVDLKPDKKDDE is encoded by the exons ATGACAGAGGCCCTTAAAGCCTCGTTCGCTTCGTGGGAGAAGGAACAGGAGCGTCTGGGCATCCCCAAAG ATCCGCGACTGTGGTCAGAGAGCGACGTCTCGCGCTGGCTCAACTGGGCCATCAAAGAGTTCTCGCTGGAAGGTGTGGTGCTGCAGCACTTTCGCATGCGAGGCCGCGACATGTGCGCCATGGGCAAGGAGAACTTTCTGGCCCGAACGCCTCCCTTCATGGGCGACATCCTCTGGGAGCATCTAGAGATCCTTCaaaaag ACGTGGAACGTGCAGCGCTGGGCAGTGTGCCGGCCAATTTTTACGAATCCATTTGCGTGCCAGTGCCGGATCTGAGAGACTTTCTGGCCGGCAGTagtgccaacaacaacagcggcaatagcaacaacaataacaacaacagcaacagtaaCAGCATCGGGGGAGGAGGCGGCGACGGAGGCGGATTCTCTCCACCACCTCCGCCTCCGCTGGCCGCCGTCTCGTCGTCCGGCTCCAATTCAGCCTCCAACGCCTCGACTCCGGccggatcttcttcttcgaataCGACGTCGCATCCGCCGTCCGCTCAGCCGCAGGTGTCGAGCGGATCGCCGCCCCTCTCCATTCAACCCGTGTCCCCGCCCACGCCGCCCACTCCGCCGACGCTCAAAATGATGACATCCGCCGCCACCCtttctcagcagcagcaacaacaacaacaacaactcaacaACGTGCTGTCTTCGATGAATCCATCGCGGCTGGCCGTGTCATCCTCATCCAACGGTGTCACCTCCTATCTCGAAg gagggTACAGCTCGTTGGGCGACCCGATGCAGACCGGAATGGGAGAAATGGTGCCCGGTTCCGGTTCGTCGGCTGTGGTCCAGCAACACCATCCgcaccagcaacaacaccaaGAAGTTGTCGACTCGCCTTTCGGAGTCGGCGTGGCGTTCGGTGACGGAGAAGCCGACTATCAAAATTTGGACTCGGTGACCAACGCTggacaccaccaccaacaccagcagcaacaacaacaacaacagcaccaccacctccaccaccaccatcagcagcaccagcaacagcaccatcagcagcagcagcaacaacaccaccagcagcagcaacagcagcagcatcatttCCTGCCTCATCCCGACTTGGCGTCCGATTTCTACCCGCAACCGGCCCACAACAACCAgacgcaacagcagcaacaacagcagcaacagccctACAGCGGCAACATGAAGCAACAGCCGTACGGACGAG GACGGTATCCTGGTCATGATGGAGGTTACGTTTCTGATCCTTACGGAGCCACTACGCCCGGTGGAGGACATCCAGCGTACGGCGAACACAGCCCGTTTCAAACAGTACCTAACCTTGGCGGAGGAGGCGGTCCCAATGATCCTTGGGTACCACCCGGTGACCTCGGTGGTCACCACAATGGAATGCAAGCTCAG CACCATCCGGCGGCTTACATGAACAACCACGGCGGAATGGGTCCCCAAAGAGGTGGCAATGATCCAGTCCTTGGCGGACACATGCACCAACTCAGCAGTCACAGCCCGACCATGGGCTCACCGGAATCCAAGCCAGTCATTCAAGCTTCGATGCTGGCCGCCTaccaag GTGGACCGCCAGGCAGCGGACCTTGTTTCACGGGATCGGGACCGATCCAGTTGTGGCAGTTTCTACTCGAGTTGTTGACGGACAAGTCGTGCCAGAGCTTTATTTCGTGGACGGGCGATGGCTGGGAGTTCAAGCTGTCTGATCCGGACGAGGTGGCTCGCCGCTGGGGCATCCGCAAGAACAAGCCCAAAATGAACTACGAGAAGTTGTCACGCGGTCTGCGCTACTACTACGACAAAAACATCATCCACAAAACGGCGGGCAAACGATACGTTTACCGTTTTGTTTGCGATCTTCAAAATCTTTTAGG GTACACAGCGGAGGAACTGCACGCCATGGTCGATCTCAAACCGGACAAGAAAGATGACGAGTGA
- the LOC124340902 gene encoding ETS-like protein pointed isoform X2, translated as MYIDCHPRLIMMGIKTMKPLNGTRCKDIPAQVPPLTPGTNKKMTEALKASFASWEKEQERLGIPKDPRLWSESDVSRWLNWAIKEFSLEGVVLQHFRMRGRDMCAMGKENFLARTPPFMGDILWEHLEILQKDVERAALGSVPANFYESICVPVPDLRDFLAGSSANNNSGNSNNNNNNSNSNSIGGGGGDGGGFSPPPPPPLAAVSSSGSNSASNASTPAGSSSSNTTSHPPSAQPQVSSGSPPLSIQPVSPPTPPTPPTLKMMTSAATLSQQQQQQQQQLNNVLSSMNPSRLAVSSSSNGVTSYLEGGYSSLGDPMQTGMGEMVPGSGSSAVVQQHHPHQQQHQEVVDSPFGVGVAFGDGEADYQNLDSVTNAGHHHQHQQQQQQQQHHHLHHHHQQHQQQHHQQQQQQHHQQQQQQQHHFLPHPDLASDFYPQPAHNNQTQQQQQQQQQPYSGNMKQQPYGRGRYPGHDGGYVSDPYGATTPGGGHPAYGEHSPFQTVPNLGGGGGPNDPWVPPGDLGGHHNGMQAQHHPAAYMNNHGGMGPQRGGNDPVLGGHMHQLSSHSPTMGSPESKPVIQASMLAAYQGGPPGSGPCFTGSGPIQLWQFLLELLTDKSCQSFISWTGDGWEFKLSDPDEVARRWGIRKNKPKMNYEKLSRGLRYYYDKNIIHKTAGKRYVYRFVCDLQNLLGYTAEELHAMVDLKPDKKDDE; from the exons ATGTACATCGACTGTCACCCGAGGTTGATTATGATGGGCATTAAAACTATGAAGCCCCTCAACGGCACTCGTTGCAAAG atATACCGGCCCAGGTGCCACCGCTAACGCCGGGTACCAACAAGAAGATGACAGAGGCCCTTAAAGCCTCGTTCGCTTCGTGGGAGAAGGAACAGGAGCGTCTGGGCATCCCCAAAG ATCCGCGACTGTGGTCAGAGAGCGACGTCTCGCGCTGGCTCAACTGGGCCATCAAAGAGTTCTCGCTGGAAGGTGTGGTGCTGCAGCACTTTCGCATGCGAGGCCGCGACATGTGCGCCATGGGCAAGGAGAACTTTCTGGCCCGAACGCCTCCCTTCATGGGCGACATCCTCTGGGAGCATCTAGAGATCCTTCaaaaag ACGTGGAACGTGCAGCGCTGGGCAGTGTGCCGGCCAATTTTTACGAATCCATTTGCGTGCCAGTGCCGGATCTGAGAGACTTTCTGGCCGGCAGTagtgccaacaacaacagcggcaatagcaacaacaataacaacaacagcaacagtaaCAGCATCGGGGGAGGAGGCGGCGACGGAGGCGGATTCTCTCCACCACCTCCGCCTCCGCTGGCCGCCGTCTCGTCGTCCGGCTCCAATTCAGCCTCCAACGCCTCGACTCCGGccggatcttcttcttcgaataCGACGTCGCATCCGCCGTCCGCTCAGCCGCAGGTGTCGAGCGGATCGCCGCCCCTCTCCATTCAACCCGTGTCCCCGCCCACGCCGCCCACTCCGCCGACGCTCAAAATGATGACATCCGCCGCCACCCtttctcagcagcagcaacaacaacaacaacaactcaacaACGTGCTGTCTTCGATGAATCCATCGCGGCTGGCCGTGTCATCCTCATCCAACGGTGTCACCTCCTATCTCGAAg gagggTACAGCTCGTTGGGCGACCCGATGCAGACCGGAATGGGAGAAATGGTGCCCGGTTCCGGTTCGTCGGCTGTGGTCCAGCAACACCATCCgcaccagcaacaacaccaaGAAGTTGTCGACTCGCCTTTCGGAGTCGGCGTGGCGTTCGGTGACGGAGAAGCCGACTATCAAAATTTGGACTCGGTGACCAACGCTggacaccaccaccaacaccagcagcaacaacaacaacaacagcaccaccacctccaccaccaccatcagcagcaccagcaacagcaccatcagcagcagcagcaacaacaccaccagcagcagcaacagcagcagcatcatttCCTGCCTCATCCCGACTTGGCGTCCGATTTCTACCCGCAACCGGCCCACAACAACCAgacgcaacagcagcaacaacagcagcaacagccctACAGCGGCAACATGAAGCAACAGCCGTACGGACGAG GACGGTATCCTGGTCATGATGGAGGTTACGTTTCTGATCCTTACGGAGCCACTACGCCCGGTGGAGGACATCCAGCGTACGGCGAACACAGCCCGTTTCAAACAGTACCTAACCTTGGCGGAGGAGGCGGTCCCAATGATCCTTGGGTACCACCCGGTGACCTCGGTGGTCACCACAATGGAATGCAAGCTCAG CACCATCCGGCGGCTTACATGAACAACCACGGCGGAATGGGTCCCCAAAGAGGTGGCAATGATCCAGTCCTTGGCGGACACATGCACCAACTCAGCAGTCACAGCCCGACCATGGGCTCACCGGAATCCAAGCCAGTCATTCAAGCTTCGATGCTGGCCGCCTaccaag GTGGACCGCCAGGCAGCGGACCTTGTTTCACGGGATCGGGACCGATCCAGTTGTGGCAGTTTCTACTCGAGTTGTTGACGGACAAGTCGTGCCAGAGCTTTATTTCGTGGACGGGCGATGGCTGGGAGTTCAAGCTGTCTGATCCGGACGAGGTGGCTCGCCGCTGGGGCATCCGCAAGAACAAGCCCAAAATGAACTACGAGAAGTTGTCACGCGGTCTGCGCTACTACTACGACAAAAACATCATCCACAAAACGGCGGGCAAACGATACGTTTACCGTTTTGTTTGCGATCTTCAAAATCTTTTAGG GTACACAGCGGAGGAACTGCACGCCATGGTCGATCTCAAACCGGACAAGAAAGATGACGAGTGA